The following are from one region of the Paenibacillus sp. JZ16 genome:
- a CDS encoding XkdQ/YqbQ family protein: MSYKVILQDQYDLSPLVEAISLRDSLEQVAYQGTVNLVVTSDMPPISPGMAIRISGIPYGKKDYVPLLQPAVVWEVETSNNGVKRMTLTLYDRTVYLDKSEDEYLFPAKQTATQRFKKYAADWNLKIAVLPDTEKQLGRSVYRTQSIYASMFADLRETAKAGGKLYHPRMIASGLELYELGTNKEVYILEAITDTTQSRTLEGAATKVKVLATAASETGKEVPSKVMAIEEKDIAKYGQLQAIIQDDEVKSPAAARQLARSKLRGIRETISLNAPDVNTIRAGDAVMLGSMKLLVISVSRELGSPGSMMLELGSYDDVKRRFYLE, encoded by the coding sequence ATGAGTTACAAGGTGATTTTGCAGGATCAATACGATTTATCTCCTTTGGTGGAAGCGATCAGTCTACGGGATTCGCTTGAACAAGTCGCTTATCAGGGCACCGTCAATCTGGTCGTCACGTCGGATATGCCGCCGATCTCGCCGGGAATGGCGATCCGGATCAGCGGGATTCCTTATGGTAAAAAGGATTATGTCCCTTTGCTGCAACCGGCTGTCGTATGGGAAGTGGAAACCTCGAATAACGGGGTGAAGCGGATGACCCTTACATTGTACGATCGGACGGTATATCTGGACAAATCGGAGGATGAATATCTGTTCCCTGCGAAGCAGACCGCTACCCAGCGATTCAAAAAGTACGCGGCGGACTGGAACCTGAAAATTGCGGTTTTGCCCGATACCGAGAAGCAGCTGGGGCGTTCCGTTTACCGGACGCAGTCGATTTACGCGAGCATGTTCGCTGATCTACGTGAGACGGCCAAAGCCGGCGGCAAGCTGTATCATCCGCGGATGATCGCTTCAGGGCTTGAGCTGTATGAGTTGGGAACGAACAAAGAGGTTTACATCCTGGAGGCCATCACGGATACTACGCAATCGCGGACGTTGGAGGGTGCGGCAACTAAGGTCAAGGTGCTGGCGACAGCCGCAAGCGAGACCGGAAAAGAGGTTCCTTCCAAGGTGATGGCCATCGAGGAGAAGGATATCGCTAAATACGGCCAACTCCAGGCTATTATTCAGGATGATGAGGTGAAGTCGCCTGCGGCAGCTCGCCAGCTGGCCCGGAGCAAACTGAGGGGGATTCGGGAGACCATCTCCCTGAATGCACCCGATGTTAATACGATCCGTGCCGGAGATGCGGTCATGCTGGGCTCGATGAAGCTGCTTGTGATTTCCGTCAGTCGGGAGCTGGGCAGTCCCGGAAGCATGATGCTGGAGCTGGGGAGTTATGACGATGTAAAAAGGAGGTTTTACCTTGAATAA
- a CDS encoding phage tail assembly chaperone translates to MSLHENMSEEQILDSLFEAAEKLPEETVRIKRLDMKMVLQGLTSSKVDSIRERCTVRRTIKGAVDEKVDTETFNALLISEATSSLSVKGLTLSGWGDPRITSRLKLSGGEQAVRRMLLAGELDAVGDKVLELSGFGVEIADLKN, encoded by the coding sequence ATGAGCTTGCACGAGAACATGAGCGAAGAGCAAATTTTGGACAGTCTGTTTGAGGCAGCCGAGAAGCTGCCAGAGGAAACGGTACGCATTAAGCGTTTGGATATGAAGATGGTGCTGCAGGGTTTGACTTCGAGCAAGGTCGACAGCATCCGCGAGCGCTGTACCGTTCGCCGTACGATAAAGGGTGCGGTGGATGAGAAGGTGGATACGGAGACATTTAATGCATTGCTAATTTCCGAGGCCACGAGCAGTCTGTCGGTAAAGGGTTTGACGCTTAGCGGCTGGGGCGATCCGCGGATTACAAGCCGCTTGAAGCTGTCGGGCGGAGAGCAGGCAGTTCGCCGCATGCTGCTGGCCGGAGAGCTGGATGCCGTAGGCGATAAAGTGCTGGAGCTGTCCGGCTTCGGAGTTGAGATTGCTGACCTAAAAAACTGA
- a CDS encoding phage tail tube protein gives MLDASRVIMGTYGQAYIDGVWQTHINKLEASVELEKRELKLVGNDWTVHKNGSKKGTGTMTGYKVTSDMISRGFTKFDIISKLDDPESYGHERVRLIRCMPDKIQLANWTAGEEVQEETSFTFEGYELLDPIQGN, from the coding sequence ATGTTGGATGCTTCAAGAGTCATTATGGGGACATACGGCCAAGCGTACATTGACGGGGTTTGGCAGACACACATTAACAAGCTGGAAGCCAGCGTGGAATTGGAGAAACGCGAGCTGAAGCTGGTCGGCAACGACTGGACGGTACACAAAAACGGCAGCAAAAAAGGAACCGGCACGATGACTGGTTACAAGGTTACTTCCGATATGATCTCCCGCGGCTTCACCAAATTCGATATCATCTCCAAGCTGGATGATCCCGAATCCTACGGCCATGAGCGCGTTCGTCTGATCCGCTGCATGCCTGACAAAATCCAGCTGGCCAACTGGACAGCCGGTGAGGAAGTGCAGGAGGAAACTTCATTTACCTTCGAGGGGTACGAGCTGTTGGATCCGATTCAGGGGAATTAA
- a CDS encoding phage tail sheath family protein, with the protein MAGGTWESTNKPVLPGLYMNFKAAAASAIQGGSRGTVVVPVKANWGPVREFVEIGSEFAISELYSADSQDGATAYETLYLALLGGPKKLLAYRLADNTAAAASVTLQNAEATPSDVLKLQAKYPGSRGNGFSVTVQPSLIDPAARELRLYEGAKLLGTYTSLDGTAASIAAQINEDDENLWVTATALEATGVPADVNGAVLSGGKSGNGGLTNADYIEMQDAVEGQEFNVLALDYAADMALLQSFAAWVKRLRQEGRGVMAVFGGSAADDISKDAAKLAAARSLALNHEGIINVGTGVRLSGVNYSSAQTAAYVAGLIAGQRLNQSATYAVTPFEDVTRRWTRSEQEQAVRNGVFVLFYDGRQVKALRGINTLVNPAEGQNNAWKKIRSIRVMDAIHADLQLAAEQTYIGKVNNTEEGRLALIGAVKEYLASLSLSNVIEPDGYDVILDPAYYGDSAVNTPEPDQVFLQWNVKLTDVMEQLFGTFYVQ; encoded by the coding sequence ATGGCAGGTGGAACATGGGAAAGCACAAATAAACCGGTACTTCCGGGTTTGTATATGAATTTCAAGGCGGCTGCCGCGTCGGCTATCCAAGGCGGATCCCGCGGTACGGTTGTCGTACCCGTTAAAGCCAATTGGGGGCCGGTGCGCGAGTTCGTGGAAATCGGCAGCGAGTTCGCGATTTCCGAGCTGTATTCCGCGGATAGCCAGGATGGAGCTACGGCTTACGAAACGCTCTATTTGGCCTTGCTTGGCGGGCCGAAGAAACTGCTGGCTTATCGCCTGGCAGATAACACGGCGGCAGCGGCTAGCGTAACGCTGCAAAATGCGGAAGCTACGCCTTCCGACGTGCTGAAGCTGCAGGCCAAATATCCGGGCAGTCGTGGCAACGGCTTCTCCGTAACCGTGCAGCCGTCGCTGATCGACCCGGCCGCACGCGAGCTTCGCCTCTATGAAGGTGCCAAGCTACTTGGCACCTATACAAGCCTGGACGGGACAGCAGCGTCGATTGCGGCGCAGATCAATGAAGACGATGAGAATCTCTGGGTAACGGCTACCGCACTAGAGGCGACCGGCGTACCTGCCGATGTGAACGGAGCTGTGCTGTCCGGGGGCAAGAGCGGCAACGGCGGCCTGACGAATGCAGATTATATCGAAATGCAGGATGCGGTCGAAGGCCAGGAATTCAACGTACTGGCCCTGGATTATGCTGCGGATATGGCTCTGCTGCAGAGCTTTGCGGCCTGGGTGAAGCGTCTTCGTCAAGAAGGACGCGGCGTGATGGCCGTATTCGGCGGAAGCGCTGCGGACGACATCTCCAAGGATGCAGCCAAACTGGCGGCGGCCCGTTCGCTTGCATTGAACCATGAAGGGATTATCAATGTAGGTACGGGCGTGCGTCTGTCCGGCGTGAACTACAGTTCTGCCCAGACGGCTGCTTATGTGGCCGGGCTTATTGCGGGTCAACGCTTGAACCAATCCGCTACATATGCGGTAACGCCATTCGAGGATGTGACCCGCCGCTGGACGCGTTCCGAGCAGGAGCAGGCCGTACGCAATGGCGTATTCGTGCTTTTCTACGACGGACGTCAGGTGAAGGCGCTGCGCGGCATTAACACGTTGGTGAATCCGGCTGAAGGCCAAAACAATGCCTGGAAAAAAATCCGTTCCATCCGCGTGATGGACGCGATCCATGCGGATTTGCAGCTGGCTGCAGAGCAGACTTACATCGGCAAAGTGAACAATACGGAGGAAGGCCGTCTGGCGCTGATCGGTGCCGTAAAGGAATATCTCGCTTCGTTGTCGCTGAGCAATGTCATCGAGCCGGACGGCTATGACGTCATTCTCGATCCAGCGTACTATGGCGATTCTGCCGTGAACACGCCGGAGCCGGATCAGGTCTTCCTGCAGTGGAACGTGAAGCTGACCGATGTGATGGAGCAGTTGTTCGGTACATTTTACGTGCAATAA
- a CDS encoding ArpU family phage packaging/lysis transcriptional regulator has protein sequence MNPFLPELDRRKTQSAVEAIFEKYRIYKTITFEVREASVTASYTERFHGPTNVTSDQTASVAIYNVDMPAARKQYCETIESIVERLGEREQTLIRERYMKQDDVFDYKVYNHILEPPVSKDTYTKIRTRAFYKLALALADRGLLKLQELDKSAKSKMN, from the coding sequence ATGAATCCATTTTTACCGGAATTGGATCGCAGAAAGACCCAAAGTGCTGTTGAAGCGATATTCGAGAAATATCGTATCTATAAAACCATTACATTCGAAGTCAGGGAGGCGAGCGTCACGGCATCCTACACGGAACGATTTCATGGACCGACCAACGTCACCTCGGACCAAACGGCATCGGTTGCCATATATAATGTAGATATGCCTGCGGCCAGGAAGCAGTATTGCGAGACCATCGAGTCAATCGTGGAACGGCTTGGCGAGAGGGAACAGACCTTGATTCGGGAACGTTATATGAAGCAGGACGACGTATTCGATTACAAGGTGTACAACCATATCCTCGAACCGCCGGTCAGCAAGGATACGTATACCAAGATCCGCACCCGGGCCTTCTATAAACTGGCGCTGGCTTTAGCAGACAGGGGGCTGCTGAAGCTGCAAGAGTTGGACAAGTCCGCAAAGAGCAAAATGAACTGA
- a CDS encoding transcriptional regulator — MDHIFGSYLKEMRENKGWSINQLAQAADISGSQISRIENGLRGIPKPQTLRKMAEALEVPYEELMNKAGYLQQDAAKHENISAPAWATSRDKRDFKKMLEDDGELMFDGVPLNEEDKQRIKDVLTGLFWEAKQMNKRKK, encoded by the coding sequence GTGGATCACATATTTGGATCATACTTGAAAGAGATGAGGGAGAACAAAGGCTGGAGCATCAATCAGCTGGCCCAAGCCGCCGATATCAGCGGTTCGCAAATCTCCCGGATCGAGAATGGGCTGAGGGGCATCCCCAAGCCGCAAACACTTCGCAAAATGGCAGAGGCACTGGAAGTTCCCTATGAAGAGCTGATGAATAAAGCAGGTTATCTGCAGCAGGATGCTGCCAAGCACGAGAATATCTCGGCACCCGCTTGGGCAACCTCCAGGGATAAACGGGATTTCAAGAAAATGCTTGAGGATGACGGTGAGCTCATGTTTGACGGCGTCCCGCTGAACGAGGAGGACAAACAGCGCATCAAGGACGTTCTGACCGGACTGTTCTGGGAAGCCAAGCAAATGAACAAACGCAAGAAATAA
- a CDS encoding ImmA/IrrE family metallo-endopeptidase, whose amino-acid sequence MDDHLQPLIRQLIKKHHTNCPFEIATSLGIHIRFADLGQTTKGLYFRKLRRRFIVIHNQLPSPWQRFVCAHELGHDRLHKGINRFFLEEHSYFSPGKLERQANRFAIALLTAGLAPGPGESLHEFYLRAGIPQEMLYFFRL is encoded by the coding sequence ATGGATGATCATTTACAACCCTTAATCCGTCAGCTGATCAAAAAACATCATACCAACTGCCCTTTTGAAATTGCGACTTCCTTGGGCATACATATTCGATTCGCCGATTTAGGCCAAACGACCAAAGGGCTGTATTTCCGTAAGCTGAGGCGGAGATTCATCGTCATCCACAATCAGCTGCCGTCGCCATGGCAGCGCTTCGTATGCGCGCATGAGCTCGGGCATGACCGGCTCCATAAGGGTATCAACCGCTTTTTTCTGGAGGAGCATTCCTATTTCAGTCCGGGCAAACTGGAGCGGCAAGCGAACCGTTTTGCCATTGCCCTATTGACGGCGGGTTTGGCTCCCGGACCGGGCGAGTCCTTACACGAGTTCTATCTACGAGCTGGCATTCCACAAGAAATGCTATATTTTTTTAGATTATAA
- a CDS encoding putative holin-like toxin: protein MEVYQTLTLMISFATLVVLILSFHKKNRLSTYIHRRQTAFRGRFSCDYRMSSASLKTYKFYNLKKK from the coding sequence ATGGAAGTATACCAAACATTGACGCTAATGATTTCGTTCGCGACGCTGGTGGTGTTAATACTTTCGTTCCATAAGAAAAACCGTCTATCGACGTACATTCACAGAAGACAGACCGCGTTTAGAGGACGTTTTTCTTGCGATTATCGAATGAGTTCAGCTTCGCTGAAAACTTATAAATTCTATAATCTTAAAAAGAAATAG
- a CDS encoding AraC family transcriptional regulator produces MEQFIYKKAVGITALSASLTDFKYKKHYHEEYALGVTLRGIQKYSLDGSQQASYQSGVMLFHPEQNHDGWSQERTGIDYVMIYIHPELFLELIQKKDIVRFQSPIVYHAGLRKSILDVTRSIFTGQPEARSSELLLGLAGHFNESILNPDSRKDSVFTRKAKEMMQDHLDHVLRLDELSGEFGMSKYQFIRYFKANTGLSPYQYYLNCKVERAKHLIEDSRDVYQAVTQCGFTDLAHLNRHFKNVYGTTAFDYMSHLDK; encoded by the coding sequence ATGGAGCAGTTTATCTATAAAAAAGCGGTGGGCATTACGGCGCTGTCCGCGAGCCTGACGGATTTCAAATATAAAAAGCATTATCACGAGGAGTACGCCCTCGGCGTCACGCTGCGCGGCATTCAGAAGTACTCGCTGGACGGCAGTCAGCAGGCTTCTTACCAAAGCGGGGTAATGCTGTTCCATCCGGAGCAGAATCATGATGGCTGGTCCCAGGAACGAACGGGCATCGATTATGTGATGATCTATATTCATCCGGAGTTATTTCTGGAATTGATTCAGAAAAAGGATATCGTCCGGTTCCAATCCCCGATTGTATATCACGCCGGGCTGCGGAAGAGCATTCTGGATGTAACGAGGTCGATCTTCACGGGTCAGCCGGAGGCAAGAAGCAGCGAGCTGCTGCTGGGTCTGGCAGGGCATTTTAACGAGAGTATTCTGAACCCGGATAGCCGGAAGGACAGCGTGTTTACACGGAAGGCCAAAGAAATGATGCAGGATCATCTGGATCATGTTCTCCGTCTCGACGAATTAAGCGGGGAGTTCGGGATGTCGAAGTATCAATTCATTCGTTACTTCAAAGCAAATACGGGGCTGTCGCCTTATCAGTATTATCTGAACTGCAAAGTGGAGCGAGCCAAGCATCTGATCGAGGACAGCCGGGATGTATACCAGGCCGTTACCCAGTGCGGCTTCACGGATCTCGCCCACTTGAACCGGCATTTCAAGAATGTGTACGGCACGACAGCGTTTGATTATATGTCCCATCTGGATAAGTGA
- a CDS encoding LysE family translocator — MNLSSFFIYCFIVAFSPGPSNIVILSSVQHSGMKKTLRYIAGASIAFFLLIAASVVLGQLLSTGMPIVLPILRIVGCLFMLYLTYQVYTMDVSKSGTNQTASFTSGFLMQFLNPKVVLFTLTVIPSYVMPYYTAGPVISAFVVAVSLIGLSAYMTWAVCGSLFQGIMQKYRRTTNTMLALFLLYSAIVVSGIPELIKG, encoded by the coding sequence ATGAACCTGTCTTCTTTTTTTATTTACTGTTTTATCGTGGCTTTCTCGCCGGGACCATCCAACATCGTCATTTTGTCTTCGGTTCAACATTCCGGCATGAAGAAGACCTTGCGCTACATTGCCGGAGCCTCTATCGCTTTTTTCTTATTAATCGCTGCTTCCGTGGTATTGGGCCAGCTGCTGTCTACAGGCATGCCAATCGTACTGCCAATCTTGCGGATCGTAGGCTGCCTGTTCATGCTGTATCTCACGTATCAGGTGTATACCATGGACGTATCCAAGTCCGGCACGAATCAAACGGCGTCCTTCACGTCCGGCTTTCTGATGCAGTTTCTCAATCCGAAGGTGGTACTGTTTACACTGACGGTCATTCCGAGCTACGTCATGCCGTATTATACGGCAGGTCCTGTCATCTCGGCGTTTGTTGTCGCGGTATCGTTAATCGGGCTGTCCGCGTATATGACCTGGGCCGTGTGCGGTAGCCTTTTTCAAGGAATTATGCAAAAATATCGGAGAACGACCAACACGATGCTGGCTTTGTTTCTTCTGTACTCGGCAATCGTCGTATCCGGCATACCGGAGCTCATAAAGGGGTGA
- a CDS encoding DMT family transporter produces the protein MHWFYLSLAILFEVAGTLNMKLSEGFSKPLPSVLLVVFYICSLSFLTLSLKQIEISVAYAIWSGLGIMIITVIGYMFFAEQINGLKMFSILLIIAGVVLLNLSGSAHAQEQPKTHQSGH, from the coding sequence ATGCATTGGTTCTATTTAAGTTTGGCTATTCTGTTTGAAGTGGCGGGGACGCTGAACATGAAGCTGTCGGAGGGGTTCAGCAAACCGCTGCCCAGCGTGCTGCTGGTGGTATTCTATATTTGCAGCTTGAGCTTCCTGACGCTGAGCTTGAAGCAGATTGAAATATCCGTGGCTTACGCGATCTGGTCGGGGCTTGGCATTATGATCATTACCGTAATCGGTTATATGTTCTTTGCGGAGCAGATTAATGGTCTGAAAATGTTCTCGATCCTGCTGATCATCGCAGGGGTCGTTCTGCTGAATCTATCCGGCAGCGCGCATGCGCAGGAACAACCGAAGACGCACCAGTCCGGTCACTAA
- a CDS encoding TetR/AcrR family transcriptional regulator, whose protein sequence is MRERILNETIRLIQRQGFTFTVSDLARVLAISKRTIYEHFSSKEEIVEHIIDGMIRHIQQREREIAADAGLTVLEKIHQILICLPQEMEQMDLGMLPDLKRTHYAQWEKLDTFFREEWGIVTELMERGMAEGSIKRIHMPLFIDLYLGSLHQIYDSRATVKHQLPLGELLQSVMDILLFGIAAEKREES, encoded by the coding sequence TTGCGCGAGCGAATATTGAATGAAACGATCCGCTTAATTCAGCGGCAAGGATTTACGTTTACGGTCAGTGATCTGGCCCGCGTCCTTGCCATTAGTAAACGGACGATCTATGAGCACTTCTCATCCAAGGAAGAGATTGTTGAACATATCATTGACGGGATGATCCGGCACATCCAGCAGCGCGAACGTGAAATTGCGGCGGATGCGGGGCTTACCGTTCTGGAGAAGATACACCAGATTCTAATCTGTCTGCCCCAGGAGATGGAGCAGATGGATTTGGGGATGCTGCCGGATCTGAAGCGCACGCATTATGCGCAATGGGAGAAGCTGGACACCTTTTTCCGAGAGGAATGGGGCATTGTCACCGAGCTGATGGAGCGGGGCATGGCCGAGGGAAGCATCAAACGGATTCATATGCCGCTGTTCATCGATCTGTATCTCGGATCGCTCCATCAGATTTACGATTCGAGGGCGACGGTGAAGCATCAATTGCCGCTGGGGGAGCTGCTGCAGTCCGTTATGGACATCCTGCTATTCGGGATTGCTGCAGAGAAACGGGAGGAGTCTTGA
- a CDS encoding energy-coupling factor transporter transmembrane component T family protein encodes MNIWNPVRITWLHRANPVVKLGLICALFFMTVLTHDLDFVLYQAFIFMVCLVVLSGVKPWKMLLFFIPFLLAFISSASSMMLFGKGETIWWEWGLFRVSEESFYRGLHLGFKGIAFASEGLLLVTTTSSVDLFYSLMQKLRLAPKYAYSFMASIRLLPMVWEEYVIRRQALKVRGVRPIRGIRGMVNRAGLYVVPLLAQSIRRAHRVAAAMEAKQFDGDQAKSRTYYYPSRYSRYDLLVIGLLAVAAAFAYAASGYFPWFGIGDVRFD; translated from the coding sequence ATGAACATATGGAATCCCGTGCGGATCACTTGGCTGCACCGGGCGAATCCGGTGGTGAAGCTGGGTCTGATCTGTGCGCTGTTTTTCATGACGGTGTTAACCCATGATCTTGATTTTGTTTTGTATCAGGCGTTCATCTTTATGGTCTGTCTCGTGGTGCTCAGCGGGGTGAAGCCGTGGAAAATGCTGTTGTTCTTCATTCCGTTTCTGCTTGCCTTCATATCGTCCGCCTCTTCCATGATGCTGTTCGGTAAGGGAGAGACGATCTGGTGGGAGTGGGGGTTGTTCCGGGTATCGGAAGAAAGCTTCTACCGGGGGCTGCATTTGGGCTTTAAGGGAATTGCCTTTGCCTCGGAGGGGCTGCTGCTCGTGACCACAACGTCCTCGGTGGATTTATTCTACAGCCTGATGCAGAAGCTGCGGCTGGCGCCCAAGTATGCTTACAGCTTCATGGCTTCAATCCGGCTGCTGCCAATGGTATGGGAGGAATATGTGATTCGCCGCCAAGCCTTGAAGGTACGAGGAGTCCGCCCGATTCGCGGGATTCGCGGCATGGTGAACCGCGCAGGATTGTATGTGGTGCCGCTGCTGGCACAGAGCATCCGCCGGGCCCATCGGGTGGCCGCCGCGATGGAGGCCAAGCAATTCGACGGCGATCAGGCGAAGTCCCGAACGTATTATTACCCGTCGCGTTATTCGCGCTATGATCTTCTGGTTATCGGATTGCTTGCAGTTGCCGCCGCTTTCGCTTATGCCGCATCCGGATATTTTCCATGGTTCGGCATTGGCGACGTGCGGTTTGATTAA
- a CDS encoding ABC transporter ATP-binding protein — translation MSNATVSLVPAQSAEMVSEPAVYVEGLRLKYPGEERLMFKDLSFSAVRGEKVLLLGPSGCGKSTLLQVLSGMIPRATEVPMKCESQLVPRSWGYVFQDPDTQFCMPYVDEELAFVLENLSVPRDEMKERMQAALREVGLDLEELHMPIGHLSQGMKQRLALASALLLEPEVLFLDEPSALLDPEGREQIWSAVKAVSEGRTLIIVEHRIEEMARYVDRVVLFSPDGVILGEGPPAAIFAEFERELQAYGIWYPGVWEDYAQTRAGRELFAPVDALGDERGNLLHEAAPPYAQRGESVIQLANFRGMRWDKPVINLPSAEVFPGQFIAVVGPNGAGKSSLLLSLMGLLRAEGTYMLCGEEVIQGKRRKVRKKREQQLRQIGFVFQNPELQFLTERIGDEVVYSLLVDHVPPEEAKAQAERCLERFGLNGLEARHPYQLSTGQKRRLSVATAMARQPSVLLLDEPTFGQDARNTFAILEMCEKLRRAGTAILMVTHEMEIAQRVATHIWEIREGQLTSSMPSPRWSGGIESRQAAKGANGAADPRGTLAAADHRLTGVNA, via the coding sequence ATGTCTAATGCCACGGTTAGCCTGGTTCCGGCTCAGTCCGCTGAGATGGTTTCGGAACCGGCCGTGTATGTGGAGGGATTGCGTCTGAAGTATCCGGGCGAGGAGCGACTGATGTTCAAAGACCTCTCTTTCTCGGCTGTCCGCGGGGAGAAGGTGCTGCTGCTCGGTCCGAGCGGCTGCGGCAAATCCACGCTGCTGCAGGTGCTTAGCGGGATGATTCCCCGCGCAACGGAGGTGCCGATGAAATGCGAGTCGCAGCTGGTTCCGCGCTCTTGGGGGTATGTATTTCAAGATCCGGATACCCAGTTCTGCATGCCGTACGTGGATGAAGAGCTGGCTTTCGTACTGGAAAATCTAAGTGTCCCGCGCGATGAGATGAAGGAGCGGATGCAAGCGGCCCTCCGCGAGGTGGGTCTTGATCTTGAGGAGCTTCATATGCCGATCGGGCATTTGTCCCAAGGCATGAAGCAAAGGTTAGCGCTGGCTTCGGCTCTGCTGCTGGAGCCGGAGGTGCTGTTCCTTGACGAGCCATCTGCCTTGCTCGACCCGGAAGGAAGGGAGCAAATCTGGTCGGCGGTGAAGGCCGTATCGGAAGGGCGGACACTGATCATCGTGGAGCACCGGATCGAAGAAATGGCCAGATACGTGGATCGTGTCGTGCTGTTCAGCCCGGATGGCGTGATTCTGGGCGAAGGTCCTCCGGCAGCGATATTCGCAGAATTCGAGCGGGAACTCCAAGCCTATGGAATCTGGTATCCCGGCGTATGGGAAGATTATGCGCAGACCCGGGCGGGCAGAGAGCTGTTTGCTCCGGTTGATGCGCTTGGCGATGAGCGCGGTAATCTCCTGCATGAGGCTGCTCCGCCGTATGCTCAACGTGGGGAGTCTGTCATTCAACTGGCGAATTTCAGGGGAATGAGATGGGATAAACCGGTCATCAACCTCCCTTCGGCCGAGGTGTTTCCGGGACAATTCATTGCGGTGGTAGGGCCGAACGGAGCAGGTAAAAGCTCGCTGCTGCTCAGTTTGATGGGGCTGCTTCGCGCCGAAGGGACCTATATGCTCTGCGGGGAAGAGGTCATTCAAGGCAAACGCAGGAAGGTGCGGAAGAAGAGAGAGCAGCAGCTGCGCCAAATCGGATTCGTGTTTCAGAATCCGGAGCTTCAATTCCTGACGGAGCGCATCGGCGATGAGGTGGTTTACTCGCTGCTGGTGGATCATGTGCCGCCGGAGGAAGCGAAGGCGCAGGCCGAGCGCTGTCTTGAACGTTTTGGATTGAATGGCTTGGAGGCCAGGCATCCGTACCAGCTGTCGACAGGCCAAAAGCGCCGCTTGAGCGTGGCTACGGCCATGGCAAGACAGCCGTCCGTCCTGCTTCTGGATGAGCCGACCTTCGGACAGGATGCGCGGAATACATTCGCGATTCTGGAGATGTGCGAGAAGCTGCGTCGTGCGGGAACCGCCATTCTCATGGTGACGCATGAAATGGAGATCGCGCAGCGGGTCGCCACGCATATATGGGAAATACGGGAGGGACAGCTGACCTCGAGCATGCCTTCCCCGCGCTGGTCTGGCGGGATTGAATCCCGGCAGGCGGCTAAGGGAGCAAACGGCGCTGCCGACCCCCGGGGTACCTTAGCCGCGGCCGATCATCGCCTCACGGGGGTGAACGCATGA
- a CDS encoding ECF transporter S component, translating into MGTSMQEKLGVQPRKGLRLSDILVTVLVSLVLGVIYHFWGSVYNLLKPLFFEADELLYGMWFAAATLAYLLIRKPGVAIIAEVAAAHVEVLFGSGWGLTLLLYGLIQGLGAELVFAAFRYRSTSAWTLAIAGAGAAIGSMIMDFYYSYTDDLQTWMFLAKYGMRVLSGAVIAGLLMLLLAKALDRTGVTSLLRPASKKDYEALDDPRHV; encoded by the coding sequence ATGGGAACATCTATGCAAGAGAAGTTGGGGGTTCAGCCCCGAAAAGGGCTGCGGTTAAGCGATATTTTGGTGACGGTGTTGGTATCGCTGGTGCTTGGCGTCATTTATCACTTCTGGGGTTCGGTTTACAATCTGTTAAAACCGCTGTTCTTTGAAGCGGATGAGTTGTTATACGGAATGTGGTTCGCTGCAGCCACGCTTGCTTACTTGCTAATCCGTAAGCCGGGAGTGGCCATCATTGCGGAAGTGGCGGCTGCCCACGTGGAAGTGCTGTTTGGCAGCGGCTGGGGATTGACTCTGCTGCTGTATGGCCTCATTCAAGGACTTGGGGCAGAATTGGTATTCGCGGCGTTCCGTTATCGGAGCACCTCGGCGTGGACGCTGGCGATTGCCGGAGCAGGCGCAGCCATCGGATCGATGATCATGGACTTCTATTACAGCTATACCGATGACCTGCAGACGTGGATGTTCCTGGCCAAATACGGTATGCGGGTACTCAGCGGTGCCGTCATTGCAGGCCTGCTCATGCTCTTGCTGGCTAAAGCCTTGGACCGCACGGGCGTCACATCCCTGCTGCGTCCTGCGTCGAAGAAGGATTACGAAGCACTGGATGATCCGCGCCATGTCTAA